From a region of the Caldisericia bacterium genome:
- a CDS encoding nucleotidyltransferase domain-containing protein produces the protein MKIDEILERKRERYKKLNRNLNRIVKDLINLGAEKIYLFGSLARGNINEFSDIDLFVVIFKCEES, from the coding sequence ATGAAAATTGATGAAATTTTAGAGAGAAAAAGGGAAAGATACAAGAAACTGAATAGAAACTTAAACAGAATCGTTAAAGACTTAATAAATCTTGGCGCAGAGAAAATATATCTGTTTGGTTCCCTTGCAAGAGGGAACATCAATGAATTTAGTGATATTGATTTATTTGTTGTTATCTTTAAATGCGAAGAATCTTAA
- the recA gene encoding recombinase RecA: MVANEKDRVLNIAINEIEKRFGKGSLMKLGDKRALLDTEVIPTGILTLDVALGVGGYPKGRIIEIFGQEGSGKSTVALEAVAEAQRRGGNTVYIDAEHALDPTYAEAIGVDLSKLYISQPDSAEQALEIAETLARSGAVDLFVIDSVAALVPKAELEGRIGDQFMALQARLMSQVLRRLNTAISKSKTVALFINQVREKVGVVFGNPEVTPGGRALKFFSTVRIEIRRADSIKEGDQVIGNTVKAKIVKNKVAPPYRTAFFDIIYGKGVSKVGCVFDAAVDLKIIDKSGSWYSYKGKKIGQGRKKVIEFLDKDRELLKKIEEEIRNIAFPKPKEAEEKKE; the protein is encoded by the coding sequence ATCGTGGCTAACGAGAAAGATAGAGTATTGAATATAGCAATAAATGAAATAGAAAAGAGATTTGGAAAGGGCTCCCTCATGAAGTTAGGAGATAAGAGAGCTCTACTTGATACAGAAGTGATCCCTACAGGAATATTAACTCTGGATGTCGCCCTTGGAGTTGGAGGTTATCCTAAGGGAAGGATAATAGAGATCTTCGGTCAGGAAGGGAGTGGTAAATCCACTGTTGCACTTGAGGCAGTTGCGGAGGCACAGAGAAGAGGGGGAAACACAGTTTACATAGATGCAGAGCATGCCCTTGACCCTACCTATGCCGAAGCCATTGGTGTTGATCTCTCAAAGTTGTATATATCTCAACCAGATTCTGCCGAACAGGCTCTTGAGATCGCAGAGACACTGGCAAGAAGTGGTGCAGTGGATTTATTTGTAATAGATTCAGTTGCTGCTCTCGTTCCAAAGGCTGAGCTTGAAGGTAGGATTGGAGATCAGTTTATGGCTCTTCAGGCAAGACTCATGTCTCAGGTTTTAAGAAGGTTGAATACTGCCATATCCAAATCAAAGACAGTTGCTTTATTTATAAATCAGGTTAGAGAGAAGGTGGGAGTTGTATTTGGAAATCCTGAAGTTACCCCCGGAGGCAGAGCTTTAAAATTCTTCTCCACTGTAAGAATTGAGATAAGAAGAGCTGATTCTATAAAGGAAGGTGACCAGGTTATAGGAAATACAGTTAAGGCAAAGATTGTGAAAAATAAAGTTGCACCTCCATATAGGACTGCCTTCTTTGACATAATATATGGAAAGGGTGTATCAAAAGTTGGCTGTGTATTTGATGCTGCAGTGGATTTAAAAATCATAGATAAATCTGGTTCATGGTACTCCTACAAGGGAAAAAAGATTGGACAGGGAAGGAAAAAGGTGATTGAGTTCCTTGATAAGGATAGAGAACTATTAAAAAAGATAGAGGAAGAGATAAGAAACATAGCTTTCCCAAAGCCGAAGGAAGCGGAAGAGAAGAAAGAGTAA
- a CDS encoding RecX family transcriptional regulator produces MNDEVLSYSLRLLGRKDYFSFELKMKLKRKGFKDRDIDEVVEYLIKEKIIDDESLLRREIEYMQSKEWGEKKIVYKLRNKSLPMDFIKKGIKNYFDREKDVENALSLMKRKSDSKDIYSLLISRGFTHSTIVEAKRKKEERR; encoded by the coding sequence GTGAATGATGAAGTTCTCTCCTATTCCCTGAGACTGCTGGGAAGAAAAGACTATTTTTCTTTTGAGTTAAAAATGAAATTAAAGAGAAAAGGGTTTAAGGATAGAGATATAGATGAGGTAGTTGAATACCTTATAAAAGAGAAAATAATAGACGATGAGTCTCTCTTAAGGAGAGAGATAGAATATATGCAGAGCAAAGAGTGGGGGGAGAAGAAGATAGTTTATAAATTGAGAAATAAGTCTCTCCCAATGGATTTTATTAAGAAGGGAATAAAGAATTATTTTGATAGAGAGAAGGATGTTGAGAATGCTTTAAGTTTGATGAAGAGAAAAAGCGATTCAAAAGACATATACTCTTTGCTTATTTCAAGGGGATTTACCCATTCCACAATAGTTGAGGCTAAAAGGAAAAAGGAGGAAAGAAGATGA